The DNA window TCCCGAAAGCTACGGCAACTGCTGCAATCGTACCGGTCTGGATAACGGTAAACAGTCCCCATCCGTATAAAAATCCCATTTTCTTGCCGAAAATTTCTTTCAGGTAGGTGTATTGTCCGCCGGCTTTAGGGAATAATGCCGACAGTTCACCGTAACTGATGGCTGCTGCAATCGTCATGACCCCGGTAATGATCCAGACTACAATAAGCCAGAATCCGGAGCCCAGGTTCCTCATGATGTCGGCACTTACAATAAATATCCCGCTCCCGATCATGGATCCCATAACGAGCATGACGGCGTCCCAAAGTTTTAGTTTTTTATGCATATTCAGATATAGGTGCCAAATATAAACAATTATGGAATGTTTTTTATCAATCTGCTATTGAGATTGAGATTCAAATTTTATTAGTATTTTTGAAAAAATATTAAACATGAAATATAAAGCAGTACTATTTGCCGCTGCCCTGAGTGTTTCGGCACTGGCTTTTTCACAGGAATCTTCATCAAAGAAAATAGGACCGCCTGCCGGTAATGCTATGGTTGGTGATACGTACGGGTCCGCAGTAAATGCGTCTGTAGAATCAAAAGCGATCAGCGTAGAAAAACTGAACAAAAAACTTAAAAAAGAGAACAAGAAAGTAGAGAACGTTGCCATCAAGGGAAAAGTAACGGATGTATGTGACAAAAAAGGCTGCTGGCTGACCATTGAAACGGAAGACAATTCTCAGTTTTTTGTTAAGATGAAAGACTACGCATTCTTTGTTCCTACTGCTCTCAAAGGTAAAAATGTGGTCCTGGAAGGAAGTGCTGAGAGAAAAGTAACTTCGGTTGATGAACAGAAGCACTATGCAGAAGATGCCAAAAAAACTCAGTCCGAAATTGATGCCATTACCCAGCCGAAAGAAGAAATCAGGTTTGTGGCTAACGGAATAAAAGTGGTGAACTGATTTCAATAGGTTTCAATTCACTCATTAGATATAGAACATCCTATAGCAGGCATTTTAAGGCCTGATAAAACAATTAAACCGACTGCCACTAGGGTCAGCCGGTTTTTTAATTTTTAGTTCATTTTTGCACCGTTTACTTTCGAAATTAGTTTCAGGCAGACTATAGCTGTAAATATTTTAATCTTCAAACGTAAAGTCAGCGATCGAATCCAGTTTCGGATATTTCTTTTCCGATCTGAATTTCTTTCCGGTACAGTCTATTTCCACCCAGCCTTTTTTCTTTTTCACATCCCCGGCTTCCATGACATAGGGTACAAATGAGATCTCCTCTTTGTCGTCCTCCTTGACTTCCCTGTATTGCACGGCGATATCCAGGACGCATTCATGTTCCGTATTCAGTTTGACATTACGGTAAATGATATCATAATGGGTTTCCTTGTTTTCCGGAATCTCAAAATACGTTTCCCAGCCCTCCGTGCCGGACTTAAGATCAGCCATGGCTTTCAGTGCATAGTATAGAGCAACCGTATAATACTTCCGTGTTCCCTTTCTGGTGTAATCATTTTCAAAATGTCCGCCTTCGAATAAAATAACCGGCAGCCCTTCCCTGATGAAATTATCGCCCGTTGAAGAAGGATAGAATTCATCCGTATACCTTCCGATCTGTTCCGGGATAAGATCTTTGAGATGATGATACACCTCTGCAATCACAGCCATGCATTTTTTCCTGTTTTCGGTTACGGTACGTTCCACATTTTCGGAAGGGGCAAGAAACGAAAGCGTGGCAGGATGAATGCCGTCCGTGGTGAATATGGTCCGCTGCTCATGAAGATTCAATGCGTAGTCATATTTTTTGTCAGCGACGGCCTGCTTCAGGTATTTGATCTCAACGCTCGCTTCATTATGGAAATCACGATTGAGATCAATGTCCATGGCATTGAGCCGCGTCCATCTTTCCGAACCGTCAGGATTCAGCATAAAAATAAAATCAAACTCCAGCTGCCTCAGTATTCCTTCTGCAAGTTCAGGGTATTTGTGCCAGGTCTCAAGAAGGTCTAGCATGGCATGGGTAGCATTTGACTCATTGCCGTGCATCTGAGACCAGGCAAGAACTTTAACCGGACCTGAGCCGATGGTAAGCTTATAAACAGGCTTTCCTAAAAAAGAAATGCCTATCTGTTGCAGCGAGTTACTAAAATTAGCCCGGAGATACACAAAAAGTTTTTCAGGGAGAATATAGCGATGTAAAAAATCAGGATGTGAAGTATAAACGTGTTCAAATTGCATTTACAAAAGTTTACTGTATTCAAAGGTAAAAATTTTTATCAACTTGATAGGTGATTTACATTTGTAAATAAATTAAACAAATAGATCTGCCAGATTGTCTGTTGATAAAATTGTGGATTGCTAAATTATTAATGATAACGTTTCAAAGATTTATAAATCAGATAATTATAAATTTTAACTAGATGATTTATTTAATGTTACTTTAAGTATAAAATCACGTATTTATCCATATTTAAGGGTTATTCACTTAAACATAGGGATGCGGATAATTATTGTTTATAATTATCATATACAAATGTAAACTGTTAGTAATTTTACGATTCCTGGTGCGGAGTGTATATAAATTTTGTTCAGTTTACCGTTCCTATTTGTGTTCAGTCTTTCCTGATTGCATCAGACAGCGGATTGATGTATACTGTTGCAGTATGATATAGATTATAGAATACAGTAGTTTATTCATTCCTTTTAAAACGAGGTATAGCACTTATAATAGCTCATACCCTTCCCCTGCCCTATAATCAGGTATCCAGATGATCCTGATTCATTTTTAATGGCATTATGCAGCCCATAAATCAGGATTTTCCTGATGCAAAAGTATCATATCATTTAGATTTTCAGTTAAAAATTTAATAACACCCATTGCGGAAAAGATGTTTAATAAAATATGCAGTATAATTTTATCAACAATAATAAGTACTGTAAATCAAGTCATTAAATAGTTTACAGCTGTACATTTTAATAATTTACATTTGTTTACAAATGTATTTTGTTGTTTTATATTTATTCTTTACATTTGTAAATACGTAAATATACAAATGTAATGGGCTTAAATGAGCGGATTTCCAAGGTCATTGAATATTCTAAACTCACTCCCTCTGAATTTGCAGATGAGGTGGATGTACAGCGATCATCCATCTCGCATATTACCTCGGGAAGGAACAAACCGTCCCTGGAATTTATTATTAAAATCAAATCGCGTTTTCCGGAAATCCTCTGGGATTGGTTAGTCAATGGCGAAGGGGAAATGCTGAAATCCGAATTGCCTGAGGACAGCGATCCGGATCTGGAACCTGAGCCGGAAGAAGAGATCATCGCTGACGAAAAAACAAAACCTACTCCTTTGTCAGATCTTTTTACGATGATGAATGATGAAGAAGATTTCGGATCAGATGAGCCGCTTACGGAGCCTTCTGTACAAGTGCCCCGAGAAGCCGTTATACCGGCCAGGACTGAAAGCATCCCTAAAATATCGGATTCTCAGCGATTAGCCCCTACTAATGAAGAAATATTAGGTCAAGTCATTGAAAAACAGACCAGTAAGATAAAGCGTATTGTGCTCTTCTATGAAAACGGAAAATTTGAAAGTTTTGAACCTTAACATGCGCTGTTAAGGGTATTATTCAATACCTGTTCAATACAAAAAAAGTAAACCCCGCATAGTTGCGGGGTTTACTCTTATATAAAGATTGAAAATTATCTGCTTCTCTTCCTTCTCTCCAGTTCTTTGCTGATCAGCCCGAGTTCCCGTCCGGTTTGCCCTGCTACGGAAGTATTTTCCTGGGCCCTTCTTGTCAGGTAAGGCACAACATCCTTCACGGGTCCGTACGGAAGGTATTTGGTGGCATTATATCCTTTATCTGAAAGGTAAAAAGTGATATTGTCACTCATCCCGTACAGCTGTCCGAAAAAGATATGAGGATTGTCATTGTCAAGGCCTCTGGCCTTCATTTTATCCATCACCAACTCAGAAGAGATTTCATTATGGGTACCGAAAAATGCCGAAAGCCTGTCCGGATGATCCATTACAAAATCAATTCCAGCATTGTAGTTTTTGTCCGTAGCTTCCTTATTCGGCTGGATAGGATCCGCATAACCTTTCTCTGCTGCTCTTGCCCGTTCCTTTTCCATATAGGCTCCTCTAACGATCTTATATCCGATAAAATAGCCTTTTTCATGTGCCCTCTGAAGATGGGACTGCATGTATTCGAGCCGTCCAGTCCTGTACATCTGGATGGTATTCCAGACGATCGGTTTTTCGCGGTTGTACTTTTCCATCATCTCCTCGCACAGGTGATCTGCTGCATCCTGCATCCATGTTTCCTCCGCATCTACCATTACTTTTTTATCATGCTCATGGCAAAGGCTGCATACTTCATCAAACCTTTTGACCACCCTTGTCCATTCTTCTTTCTGGCTGGAAGTAAGCTCTACGTTCTTCCCCACAGCTTCATACAGATCTATCCTCCCGAATGCCGTAGGCTTGAATACGATGAACGGAATGGCAGGATTTCCCACTGAAAATTTTACGATATCCTTGATTTCCGTGCAAACTGCATCAAACGTTTCCTCATCTTCTTTTCCTTCAATGGAATAATCGAAGATGCTTCCCACGCCTCTCTTGAAAAGCTGTTTCACAACTTTCATGCTTTCCTCACGCGTTTCGCCACCGCAAAACTGTTCGAACAGGGTATTTTTTACAATTCCGGTTACCATCGGAAAATTATTGTGGACAGTAAAATTCAGAACGGATGTTCCGATTTTGGTAAGGGCCGGCTGTTCAATCATTTTGAACATCCAGTATGCTTTCCTTAGCTGTGCATCAGATTTGTCTGCAAAAGCAATTTTAGTATCGTTAAAAATGGGCATTACTCGTATTAGATTAGTTCTGCAAAGGTAATGATAACCCCTGTTTTATTAAAGGATTTTTTTACAATTTGTTCTCAATTCCATTCAGGAGCATGGCAAGGATGCCGATAAAAACCCAGAACCGCAAAATATTGAGGGTAATGAATTTAGTCTTTCTGGTATACCTGATCATCAGATACATGCATACAGCCATAACCAATAATCCCGCTTCAAAATAATATCCCATGATTCCGGAAATACCCTCTTTATCAATCAGCTTCACGGAAACCCCCATAATCACAACGAGCAGTGCGCCGATAATGATCTTTGAGGTTTGCGGCTGGAAACTGTTTGAAATCGTATGATATCCGAAAGCCTTGTCGACACTCCTGGTAAGTGTATCTTTTACGATATCAATGCATAACAGGACTAGGAAAAGGAAAACAGCCATCAGC is part of the Chryseobacterium camelliae genome and encodes:
- a CDS encoding M14 family zinc carboxypeptidase, giving the protein MQFEHVYTSHPDFLHRYILPEKLFVYLRANFSNSLQQIGISFLGKPVYKLTIGSGPVKVLAWSQMHGNESNATHAMLDLLETWHKYPELAEGILRQLEFDFIFMLNPDGSERWTRLNAMDIDLNRDFHNEASVEIKYLKQAVADKKYDYALNLHEQRTIFTTDGIHPATLSFLAPSENVERTVTENRKKCMAVIAEVYHHLKDLIPEQIGRYTDEFYPSSTGDNFIREGLPVILFEGGHFENDYTRKGTRKYYTVALYYALKAMADLKSGTEGWETYFEIPENKETHYDIIYRNVKLNTEHECVLDIAVQYREVKEDDKEEISFVPYVMEAGDVKKKKGWVEIDCTGKKFRSEKKYPKLDSIADFTFED
- a CDS encoding DUF4920 domain-containing protein — encoded protein: MKYKAVLFAAALSVSALAFSQESSSKKIGPPAGNAMVGDTYGSAVNASVESKAISVEKLNKKLKKENKKVENVAIKGKVTDVCDKKGCWLTIETEDNSQFFVKMKDYAFFVPTALKGKNVVLEGSAERKVTSVDEQKHYAEDAKKTQSEIDAITQPKEEIRFVANGIKVVN
- a CDS encoding proline dehydrogenase family protein translates to MPIFNDTKIAFADKSDAQLRKAYWMFKMIEQPALTKIGTSVLNFTVHNNFPMVTGIVKNTLFEQFCGGETREESMKVVKQLFKRGVGSIFDYSIEGKEDEETFDAVCTEIKDIVKFSVGNPAIPFIVFKPTAFGRIDLYEAVGKNVELTSSQKEEWTRVVKRFDEVCSLCHEHDKKVMVDAEETWMQDAADHLCEEMMEKYNREKPIVWNTIQMYRTGRLEYMQSHLQRAHEKGYFIGYKIVRGAYMEKERARAAEKGYADPIQPNKEATDKNYNAGIDFVMDHPDRLSAFFGTHNEISSELVMDKMKARGLDNDNPHIFFGQLYGMSDNITFYLSDKGYNATKYLPYGPVKDVVPYLTRRAQENTSVAGQTGRELGLISKELERRKRSR
- a CDS encoding helix-turn-helix domain-containing protein — encoded protein: MGLNERISKVIEYSKLTPSEFADEVDVQRSSISHITSGRNKPSLEFIIKIKSRFPEILWDWLVNGEGEMLKSELPEDSDPDLEPEPEEEIIADEKTKPTPLSDLFTMMNDEEDFGSDEPLTEPSVQVPREAVIPARTESIPKISDSQRLAPTNEEILGQVIEKQTSKIKRIVLFYENGKFESFEP